Below is a genomic region from Spartinivicinus marinus.
TAAAGGCAGCACTTGATTCATATTTCAGTTCAAAAGCCACTTCAGTAACGGTCATCCCAGCAATCATTAGCTCAATTGCTTTCAGCACTTTCAGCCGTTGTTTCCACTCACTAAAGCTCATTTGAGTCTGGTTGAGAAAAATCCGCCTAATAGTTCTAGCAGAAGCACCAAGCTGAGCCCCCCAGTCTTCTAGAGACTGACTATCGGTAGGATGCTGTAAAAGCCGATTTACTAATTTCGTCAACCGGCTGTCTTGTGGTACTGGCAAGTTAAGTGGTACTGACTCTGCGGACTTTAAACAATCATACAACACCAGCCATAGGTGTTTAGTAGCTTTATCTGCTTTCCCTTTAACTGGGATATTAGTGATGGCTAAAATCACCTCTCTTAATAAGGCTGCAACCTGAATAACACTGGTTGGGCGATTAAGTTTTTCGGACCAACGTTTAGCTATATATAAACTGCGAAACTTAGCCCCTGATAAAGTAAATATCTCATGATCTGTAAAAGGGGGTACCCAAACGCCTTGTTGTGGGGGAACCAGAAAAGTGCCAGCTTCAGTCTTAACACAAATAAGTCCTTCAACTGCAAATAAAAACTGTCCCCAAGGATGCTGATGGGATGCGACAAAGTGCTTGGGCGGCATATCTACAGACCGAGGCTCGACAAGCCATAGCATTTTTTTACAAATTGATGTACTAACGCTTGATTGGCGGCTCATAGCCAAAGTACTCACCTACAAAGCTTAACCTGCTTGATAAACTTGACCAAATCAATGAACTATATGGCAGTATTAATAAATTATGACAAACAAATATCCTTTATGCTAGTGGTCTATGCGTAAAGTTGGACAACCGTCTTCAAAGCCATTTATTTTCTGGGAAAGCGTTTTTTGCAGGCATAGCAGGCCTACCCCCATAAAAGGCAACACAGCCAAAAATAAATTGAGAAGAAGTTGTTACCTTATTTTGCCCATGTACCACTGGTCAGTGGTAGTTTATATGTAAAAGGCTTTAATACAAATGAATACATACCGCACGCCAAAAGTGTTTTTGATTTTATTATCTATTGCAATGCCATTATGCTTTTCTATCTGGCAGGTCCTATTGAATAACTTCAGCATTCAAGAAGCAGGCTTTACTGGAAGAGAAATTGGTATCTTACAAAGCTTAAGAGAAATACCTGGATTTCTTGCTTTTACAGCAGTATTTATCCTGCTAGCGATAAAAGAACAACGATTTGCCATTGTTTCTCTTGCAATACTTAGTATTGGTGTGGCTATTTCTGGATTGTTTCCAACAGAGTATGGTCTATATGCTACAACTGTGCTAATGAGTATTGGCTTTCATTATCTAGAAACGGTTAAACAATCTCTTGCCCTACAATGGCTAGATAAAGTATCTGCACCAGTATTTATGGGAAAGCTATTAGCTGCCAGCTCATTAAGTGCCTTAGCTGCTTATGGCTTAGTATGGTTATTAAGTTTATTTAACGTAGATTTTACAAATATCTATTTATTAGGCGGTAGTCTAGGACTAGTCATAGTCGCCTTTTTACTATTTTTTTTCCCATTATTTCCTGAAGAAATAGCTCAAAATAAAAAGCTAATATTAAGAAGGCGTTACTGGCTGTACTATCTGCTTACTTTTTTAAGTGGAGCAAGAAGACAAATTTTTATTGTATTTGCTGCTTTCATGATGGTAGAGAAATTTGGATATTCTGTAGCAGAAATTAGCATCTTATTCATGATTAATCATACAGCTAACCTGTATCTAGCACCACGTTTTGGAAAATTAATTCAACAGATTGGAGAGAAAAAAGCATTAACAATTGAGTACATCGGTTTGATATTGGTATTTACAGGGTACGGATTAGTCGAATCATCCGAAGTGGCAGCAACCCTTTATGTCATTGATCACCTGTTCTTTGCTATGGCCATTGCAATCAAAACTTACTTTCAAAAAATTGCAGACCCAGCTGATATTGCCTCTAGTGCTGGAGTAAGCTTCACCATTAACCATATAGCCGCTGTAGTCATTCCCGCTATTTTCGGAATAATTTGGTTGGTCAATCCTTCCTTGGTTTTTTATATTGGTGCATTAATCGCCTGCTTATCTTTAATAGTAACGCAGCTAATACCTAATAATCCAGAGCAAGGTAATGAAACATTTTTTTCTACTAAAAAGACTGCTGGCCAGCCAACTATTCGTTAAATCTATTGATTAACTAAAAAACACCAAGTGTTAGCTTTTGCTATCACTTGGCAAAATAATAGTAAACGTCGTTCCTTTTCCCAACTCACTTTTAACTGTGATCTCACCGTACAAAATCTGACTAACAATGCCATACGCTAAATATAATCCTAAACCTAGATGACCTTTACTTCCTCTTTTAGTTGTAAAAAATGGATCAAATATTTTTTCCAAATACGGCTTTGATATCCCTTTCCCATTATCTATAAATTGCAAAGTTGTTTTTTGCTCATTGCTAACCGCTGAAATTATAATTTTTTTACCTTCTACATCCTTACCAAATGCATGTATAATGCAGTTATCATATAGTATAGACAAAACATTCAATAGCTCACCAGGATAGCTATTTACCATAAGGTCCTTGTCAATAGTTGTTTCAAATATAATATCTTCTGATTTTTCTACAAATGAGCTAATAGATTCTTTTACAAGTTCATTAATCCCAAACCATACAGGGTGCCTCTGCTCATTGGTGACAATAGATCTCTTAATATTTTTTATCATATAGTCAGCTAAATCCAACTTATCCATAACAAGCTCAATATTCTTTTCACTTTTGTTAAGAAAGTCATAGATCAGCTCATAATTCCCTTCTTCTACTATTCTTACTTGTTTTTTTAGTTTATATATATTTCTTGCGACAGTAGAAGAAGCATTCATTGACTCACCAATATATAAATTCATTTCTCTGGTTAAACCAATAATAAGCATATCTAGCAGCTGACTTTTTTCTTTAACAATAGATACCTCTGCCTGACATTCTTGCTTATCAGTTTTTTGATCCGTTTTATTTTTATCTTCCAGAGTATGATCTGACTTACCTTTCAATTTTTCATGACGAGAAAAGCCCTTTTTATCTTCCTTGCTTATTTTTTGTTTATTAGATTTAGCATCCGATTTTAAATCACCCTCTTCTTTTATTTTATTTTCAGTAAACTTACCTAACTCTAAACTATCATTTTTGACTTCAGCTATAATCCTATATATTTTCCCTATCTCATCATGACGCTTTGTTGCTTCACCAACAATGAATTTTATATTATCATCGGCTACCGCACTTATTAACATATTAATCGGCTGAATTATTGTCTTGTTTAATGCCATCATGACTAAACTCAATATCAAGACAATAGCAACCAATAATAGTATAAAATAATTACGATATGCATCAGATTTTAACAGCATATCTTTCAGTTCTTTTTTTCCTGACACAGAAACAAATGTCTTGTATAGCTTTAGCGTTTGCATGAAATCATTAAATTTCGTGTCGAACTCAGTATTAACCCTAAGCGACAATCTATCTTCTTTTTTTGCATAGGTTACCATCATAACCATTTGCTTATATTCATTAAGCTTTTCTTTTATATTACTGATGAGCATAAATTCCTTTTCACTCAATTCATAATTTTTTTCAATATTAGCCAATTTAACTTGACTTATTTTAAAAGATTCAAGGTGAGACTTTTCTATGGAAATATTACGTAACAAAGTTAATAATAGCTCTTGTTGAACAGAAGACTGTGTTAGTGCAATTTCATCTATGACTTTATATTTTTGCAGGCTATCCGTTTCTATATGAATTAGCCTGATACGTTGTTGATAGGTATACCAAAAAGTACTGGCAGCAACAAACAGCATTGCCACTATACATATTAACGGTGGTAAAAAGGTTTTTATTTTGAGTGATTTTCTCTCAAGCCACTGGATTAGCATTTAGTTAATTCTTTTGATATATCCTATTTTTAGTATATTAGCTATTGCAATAATAGCGTTATTACACCAGCCTTTATAGATGTTATTGTAGCTGATAGCGAGTGCAGGTCTATTCCAAGGCTATACCCGTTGCATTGGGTATATATACAGGTCATTCACATTGCATTTCATATATTCATAGCTAGTATTATAGAACTGATGCCTATACTCTAAAATTTTAGGCTATTATATTATGGCTTCAGGTATATATTTGAAAGACTTATTTTTACGGCCATTTTTATTAGCTTTACTGCTGTTACCAGAATTAATTGCTGTGCTATATGCCAGTGATGATACTGGTTCTACTATTTGCTTCGAACCAGGCCATCCGTCTTTACAGCATTGGCTATTACCAGCTCTTTCTATGACTACAACAGCCACTGCTGTAGAACAATTACAGCTTGGCAAACTGTTATTTTTTGATCCTAGATTAAGCGCTAATGGTAATTTTGCTTGCTCTACCTGCCACAATCCCTCATTAGGCTGGAGTGATGGCTTAAAAACAGCGATTGGCCAACAAGGGGTAAGCTTAAACCGAGCAACCCCCTCACTGATTAATGTTGCTTATAATAAAGTTTTTATGTGGGATGGGCGTCAATCAAGCCTAGAAAGTCAAGTGTTGGGTGTGATGGGCGCAGAGCATGAAATGAATGCTGATTATGAAAAGCTACTAATTTTCCTCAATCAAAATCCTAAATACAGAGAATTATTTGCTAAAGCTTTTCCAGACAAGCATATCAACAAAGAAATACTGGCTGCCGCCATAGCTCAATTTGAACGTACTATTATTAGTAAGGGTACCCCCTTTGATCGCTGGATTACAGGTGACTCTACTGCTATGTCTACTGATCAGATAGCCGGTTTTCAGATTTTTATAAGTAAGACAAAAGGTAATTGTGCAAGCTGCCATCACCCTCCTAACTTTACTGATGATGGTTTCCATAATATTGGCTTGCAGTCTTTTGCCTCCCCTAATCCAGATTTAGGTCGTTATAACGTTAAACCCATAAAAATTTCAAAGGGTGCTTTTAAGACACCACCTCTTAGAGGAATTCGACTTACTGCCCCTTACTTTCATGATGGTTCAGCTGCTACTTTAGATAACGTGATAGAACACTATGCTCAAGGCGGAAAAGTACGCACCAACATAGACCCGGAAATGAAAAAACTATCATTATCCAAGATTGAAAAAAAACAGCTAAAATTGTTCCTGGAGGCACTCACCACAACAGCAGCTAGTTACCCCGTTCCCATTTTACCTTAGATGCATAATTTTAAAATGAAAGTATATAAACTAACTTGCTTTTCTATAGCACTTATCTACCCATTGCTACTTGTTGCCGATGTACATATTGTTGATCAGAAAAATAAAGAATTTAGTACTACAGAGCTTAGAGTAAAAGTAGGAGACGAAATTCGCTTTACTAACCAAGACCCATTCTTCCATAACATTTTTAGCTTATCTGATACTATGTTTTTCGATCTCGGTTCATATCCTCAGGGGGAGTTCAGGTCAATTAAAGTTAAACAATCTGGCGTCATTGAGGTAGAGTGTGCTATTCACCCAAGTATGAACATGAAAATTATAGTTGAAGAGTGATTAAGTTAATGATCACGTTAGTCACTAAAAGCTATAACCTACATATTCTTATACTAGCCTTAACAATTACTAGTTCTGTCTCTGGTGAATTAGCTAATGAACGGCAATTACAGTTTGGTGCTAAAATATTTCAACAACGCTGTGTTCTATGCCATGGTGATCATGGTATGGGTGAAGGATTGTTACCAATTATTGTAGCTAAGTACCCCTCTACAAATTTATTCAAAAAAAAAATTTATTAAAGACCCAAGTGATTTATCAAAAATACGTCGGTTGATTGCTGAGGGCAGCCTTATTAATGGCATTAGCGACTATATGCCACCATGGAAAGATGAACTTACCTGGAGTGAGTTAGAAGCTGTCACCCAATTTACCCAGTTTTTGTATTTTTCTCCTGATAAAGCATATCAATATATAAGTAGTGCTCCAAAAACAACCCCTACCGGCCAAAAACTCTTTATAACTCGTTGCAGTATGTGCCATGGTCGCTATGGTGAGGGTAATGGCAGGCTAGCTAAAGTTATTCGCAATCCTCCTCCTTATAATCTAACCAAAAGCACGGCTAATCGCGACTATCTACAACAAATCATTACAAGAGGTGGCGCTGCGATGAATCGCTCTAAACATATGCCGCCTTGGGGTAAAGAGCTAACAGAAACTGAGATCAATGCTATTATTCAATATCTTTTAATATTGAGAACCAACTGAAAGTCTATATATTTTAGTAAAATCGTGTACAAGCTTGTCAGCTTATTTTCAACTCTTTGAAAACAGTTTAAGGAGTAGGCCTTAACCACCGTAGACTTACTCCTACGCTTACTACTTAATCGTAATAGGATCAGCACTACCCATGCAATCAAATTTAGCTACATGTTCATTGCTTCCTAAAGTGACTGGGGTACCTGCATCGGCATCCCATTGGAAGCCACAGATTTGATCATTAATAGTGGCTGAAATTTCCTTACCAATTATTTTCATTAGATCTGCATAGCCAGCACAATCAAACTTTGCTACATGTTCATTTTCCTCCAGAGTTAATGGAGTACCTTTATCAACATCCCATTGTAAACCACAACCAGAGCCGTGAATATTCGTATAGACTTTATTCCCCATAATAAACATTGGGTCTGCATTACCTTCGCAATCAAACTTTGCTACATGCTCATTTCTGCTAATGGTCATTGGAGTGCCTGCGTTTATATCCCACTCAAGGCCACACTGCTTGCCGCCAATATTGACATAAATTGATTTTGCCTCAATGGGTCCTATGAGTGGCAGACCATCTAATCCCCAATGATCATCTGTCATTATTCCTAAAAAGTTTAAAATTGTAGGCACAATATATGTTTGTGCAGGTTCTTTATAAAGGCCATCAAAACTATTATTTGGTACAGCTGTATAGTTTTTATATTGGTAATGTAGAGGCTTATTACTTGCTATAAATATTGTCTTTTCCTTTTTGGTTTGCCCCCCATGCCCTTTTCCTGCTAAATTACGACCATGATCGGTGGTTACCAATACCAGCCAGTTTTCACTAAACTGTTGCTCTCTAAATGCTACTGCGTCAAGCAATAAACCCAACCGTCGATCAGAACGAACTATTGAGTCATCATACGCTTGGCCATGCCCATGACTATGCCCAGCAGCATCAGGCTCATCTAAATGTAAAAAAATAAAATCAGGAAAGTCATTTTCAAGCACATTCAGTGTTCTATTCAAATTATCATCATCACTTCCTCCTTCAGCATGTGCTGTTAAAACTTCCATATCTCTTGCAAAAAACTGACTGTGAATAGGCCCCCATGTACTATACCCATATATTTTTGCTTGTGGATTAGCATTATAAATATGCCGGTAAATACTAGGCCAATTATTATTTGCAGCGCCATCGGTATTACTAGATATATTATGTTTATTCTTCCATACACCAGTCATTATTGTAGACCACCCAGGCCCACTGACGGTTCTTTGCTGTGTTTTCTGCCATTGCACGCCACCAGCATATGCCTTAATTAAATTTAAACGATCAAATGCAGGTGTATTAAGAGCTAAAATTCGCTCATATTGGACACCATCAATCCCTACCAGCAATACTTTTTCTGATGCCCCCAAACTCGTAGCGATAAAAAGCAATAGCGTCATTAACCAGCAAGATCTTATTTTTATTTTTTTATCCATTATCAGTACTCTTTCATTTAATTATTAGTTATGCTTACTTTTCTTTAGAATTAACTTACATGTCCATAGCAAGCCAAGCTTCATAAACATCTGCTTTACACCGCAAGCATAACGAAAATTTATGTATATATTATTGCCTATAGGCTACAAACAAATCCGACAGTTAATAAACAGGATTAGTAATTATTTACTTTTCGTGTTATATAATCTAGTTAGCACTTTTCTACCTTTTATAGTATTGACAACAACTGATGTAAGGAACTGAGTAATGCCATACGTCACCATTAAAAGCCGACAAATACACTATCAAGACCATGGTACTGGCTTTCCCATACTATTTGGGCACAGTTATTTGTGGGATTCAAACATGTGGAAGCCACAAATTGAAGAACTGTCAAAAAGCTATCGTTGTATAGTTCCTGACCTTTGGAGTCATGGTTTATCAGATTCACCTGCAAACTCTCCTTATAGCATTGCTCAAATGGCTGAAGATTACTGGTTACTCACTAAAGAGCTTGGCCTAGAACACTTTGCTATTGTAGGTTTATCCGTTGGAGGCATGTGGGGCTGTCAACTGGCACTCAGCCATCCAGAGGCTGTAGCTGCTTTAGTAATGATGGACACATTTGTAGGCGAAGAACCTGAAGAAACCCATAACCGCTATTTTGGAATGCTGGATATGGTTGATCAAGTAGGCGCAATTCCACCACCTCTGCAAGAATCAATTATACCTTTATTCTTTGCTTCCAATACTATTCAAAATAACCCAGAGTTAGTTAGTCAGTTTAAAAGTGACTTAACCACTCTCCCTACTGAGCAGATTCCTGGAGTAGTAGGCATTGGTCGAGGAATATTTTCTCGCAGCTCTTTATTGAGCCAGCTCAATCAAATAAGTATGCCAATACTAATCGTGGTTGGAGAAGAAGATAATGCCAGGCCTCCTCATGAGGCAAAACAAATGGCAGAAATGATTCCACAAGCCCAATTAGAAGTTATTGAAAATGCAGGGCATATAAGTAATTTAGAGCAACCAACTCAAGTAAATAAACTACTGAGCCAATTTTTATCTACGGCAATAGGTACAAGAAAATAAAAAGAAACCTTATTTACAAGGAAGTAAATACAAACTCTTATTAACCTATAATTACCTATTTGTAATTGTGAGTATTTACAACGCTTTATTAATTCATTTCTAAGCTGTATATTGGTTACCTATATTTTTAAAAAAACTGCTTTCTATCAAGCACAACCTATTACTAGTTGATAAATTTACATTAAGCAATAAATAGGCAATACCCACAAGAATGGAAAATAAAAATTATCAACTTAAATACTATAACTTAAATAATTTTGAAACCATCCCTCAGCTACAAGCGCTTAGTGATGAACAAAAGCATGCTATTCGTGTAGTCGGCCATGTATTACCATTTCGTACCAATAATTATGTTATCAACGAATTGATAGACTGGAATAATATTCCCGAAGATCCAATGTTTCAGCTATCCTTCCTGCAACACGATTTTCTAACCAGCGAGCAATTTAATCAAGTTGCCAGCGCGATTCACCAAACAGATCATCCAGACAAGTTGCAGCATGCCATTAACAAAGTCAGGGCTCAACTAAACCCTCATCCAGCAGGACAGTTAGCCCACAATGTGCCACTATTAGCTGGTACCCCCGTTCCTGGGCTTCAACATAAATATAGAGAAACCGCATTAATCTTTCCTGCTGCTGGACAAACCTGCTTTACTTACTGCACTTTCTGTTTTCGTTGGCCTCAGTTCATTGGGGATAAACAACTTAAATTTGCTACCAATCACGGCCAACTTTTTTTTCGATATTTACAGCACCATCAAGAAATAACGGATGTACTTATTACGGGTGGTGACCCCATGATAATGTCTGCTCGCCATTTCGATAAGCTAATTACTCCTTTGCTTAGCGATGATTACAAACATATTCAGAATATACGTATTGGTAGCAAGGTATTATCATTTTGGCCCTATCGTTTTATTACTGACCAAGATGCAGACCAGTATCTGCGTATTTTTGAAAAAGTAAATAAGTCAGGTAAACATCTTGCTTTTATGGCTCACTTTAATCATTGGCGAGAGCTAGATACTAAAGCGACTCATGAAGCTGTACAACGGATTTTAACAACCGGAACAAGTATTCGGTGCCAGTCGCCCTTACTTCGCAAAATAAACGATGACCCCAACATTTGGCAACAGATGTGGCAAACACAAGTAAAGCTTGGAATGATCCCTTACTATATGTTTATCGAGCGTGATACTGGGCCAAAATCTTACTATGAAATACCATTAGTAAAAGCTTATGAAATTTTTAGGCAAGCCTACCAAAAAACATCTGGACTCGCTAGAACAGTAAGAGGCCCCTCTATGTCAGCAGCACCAGGCAAAATCACAGTGGAAGGAATAGAGGAAGTCGCAGGAGAAAAAGTGATTCAATTAAAATTTCTTCAAAGTCGCAATCCAGAATGGTGTAATAGGATTTTCTATGCGAAATACGACAAAAGTGCATGCTGGCTGGATGAGTTAGTTCCAGCTTTTGGTAAAAAGGTATTCTTTTTTGAAGCAGAACTATTAGAGTCAACACTAAATGTTATTAATAACAAGGATGAAATAGATGTTACCCCAATTAGTTTGCCTTACTAAAGCCCTACAGAATCTAAACATTCCATACTCTCTGTTAGATCCAGAAGGTAACTTAATTAGAGTAGAACTGCTTAGTCATGGTTACTTATTTCAAAGTAGCCGTACGCCTTTTAATTCAGAGTCTGTAGCACAAATCTGTTTAGATAAAGAGCACACTTACCATATACTAAAAAACATTATCAATATACCTAAAACAACTGGTTTTATCGATTATCAACGGGCTTCAGAATACCCACAATATACAAACTTTAACAGCTTAGATAAGATAGTTGAAGCAATTGAAAGTCAATTCACATACCCCATGGTAGTCAAAAGGAATAGAGGTGCGCTATCCAAAAATGTTTTTCTTTGCCAACATAAAATAGAGCTAATTAATGCATTGCATAATATTTATAATAGAAAATCACTAGATTATGACTATGTAGCCTTAGCACAACAGTTCATAAATACCAAGCATGAATACAGAGCTATTTTTTTTAAAAGAGAACTAGTCTTAGCTTACGAGCGATATACTGATCAAGCGGGTTTTAAAGCTAGTTATTGGAATTTACCAGGTGGGTGTTCGAAACACATAACTGATAGCCACTTATTAAATGAACTGCAAACTTTTGTTGAACCGGTCTTCCAACATATTCCAGCTGAAATGGTAGGTGTAGATATAATCAAGGATACATCGAATAATCTTTTTTTAGTCGAATTGAATTCAGGGCCTAAGTTTAATCACTTCATTCAATTTAATGGTGAAGAGTTAATTATTGAAATGTATAAAACAATTTTCAAAAAACTAATAAATACAACCGATTATAAAAAAGCAATATAAATCATTTTTCATTGGTAAATAAGAGCATGGCGAAATGCACTCTATATGCTGTATGCTTCCTACAATGCTCTTAACCTATTGTCTTAACCTGTTTGCTTTAACCAGCGATGAGTAAATCATAATGGTTCTATTTATGCCAGAACTGCTCTATATAAAAAGCATATGTTTTGGGTTTGTCCCACATATTTAATAAGCTTACTCGGCTTTGTCATCACAACGTCATTCTGACCAACAACTTTAGATGCCCTCAATAGGTAAGTATACTTTAAAGCAACTACCTTTTCCTAATACACTACTTAATTCAATAGTACCATTATGGGCTGTTACAATAGCTTTAGCCAGACATAATCCAAGCCCCATTCCCGGTTCGGTTCTACTTTGGTCTGCACGATATAAACGCTCAAATATATGTGGAATATCTTCTTCAGCAATACCAACTCCTGAATCTTGTACTTCCAGCACAATATGGAATTGGCAGGTTCTTACTGTTACCCAAACCTTACCATTAGTAGGCGTATATTTAATAGCATTATCCAGTAAATTACCAATCACTTGAAATAAGCGAACTTTATCAGCCTGAATAAAACAGTCTTGATCAATGGAAGAAAGCAGTTCTACCGTTTTTTCTTCAGCAACAAATTGGTATAAATCCAAACTTTCAAACACCAGTTTGCTAAAATCTATATTTTCAATATGCAGTTTTAAAAGACCACTTTCAACTTCAGTAATATCCATAAGCACATTTAATAAGGACTCAATACGCTCGCCTTCTTCTGCACAATCGAGAAGCGCTTCTTTCATCTGAGCTGGATTCTGATCAGTAAGTGCCGATTCAAGACTTAATCGCATGCGAGCAAGCGGCGTTCGCACATCATGCGCTACTGCATCGAGCGACTGCTGCATATTATTAATCAACCTTTCAATTTGCGATAGCATCTGATTAAATAG
It encodes:
- a CDS encoding ATP-grasp domain-containing protein: MLPQLVCLTKALQNLNIPYSLLDPEGNLIRVELLSHGYLFQSSRTPFNSESVAQICLDKEHTYHILKNIINIPKTTGFIDYQRASEYPQYTNFNSLDKIVEAIESQFTYPMVVKRNRGALSKNVFLCQHKIELINALHNIYNRKSLDYDYVALAQQFINTKHEYRAIFFKRELVLAYERYTDQAGFKASYWNLPGGCSKHITDSHLLNELQTFVEPVFQHIPAEMVGVDIIKDTSNNLFLVELNSGPKFNHFIQFNGEELIIEMYKTIFKKLINTTDYKKAI
- a CDS encoding sensor histidine kinase, which codes for MDSYQRLEAQAGREKLIHVIKRDIPYIQKNFLRVELLGEKEELLLLVQPNGWGKKITRLSKPDNNNWFISEITGNGIKILCRDIKLESGGKIRVGLSVQPREAQVIEYKVIILQVMLPLIFFGLIITAWMNWQALRPVKDLINTVQSIREKDIKARVTIRNPSSELGELAKLFNQMLSQIERLINNMQQSLDAVAHDVRTPLARMRLSLESALTDQNPAQMKEALLDCAEEGERIESLLNVLMDITEVESGLLKLHIENIDFSKLVFESLDLYQFVAEEKTVELLSSIDQDCFIQADKVRLFQVIGNLLDNAIKYTPTNGKVWVTVRTCQFHIVLEVQDSGVGIAEEDIPHIFERLYRADQSRTEPGMGLGLCLAKAIVTAHNGTIELSSVLGKGSCFKVYLPIEGI